A window of the Candidatus Methylarchaceae archaeon HK02M2 genome harbors these coding sequences:
- a CDS encoding NusA-like transcription termination signal-binding factor produces the protein MTEKIKLTSDEFRLISLFQSISGATAKDCIIDDKMNRVIFVVNIGDMGLAIGKNGQSIKTLEKLIGKPVELVEYSQDPKEFIGNALNRRYICDIRLTEKLDGSKMGVIVVSRRHKGAAVGKGGKNAEKVRLLAKRYFQIDKIHIVAH, from the coding sequence ATGACGGAAAAAATTAAATTGACATCTGACGAGTTTAGATTAATATCCCTGTTTCAGAGCATTAGTGGCGCTACAGCTAAAGATTGTATCATTGACGACAAAATGAATCGAGTAATATTCGTAGTAAATATCGGGGATATGGGTCTTGCCATAGGTAAGAATGGTCAATCTATAAAAACATTGGAAAAGCTCATAGGAAAGCCAGTTGAGCTTGTAGAGTATTCTCAAGATCCCAAGGAGTTTATAGGAAATGCACTTAATCGCAGATATATTTGTGATATAAGACTTACAGAAAAGTTAGATGGCAGTAAAATGGGAGTTATAGTTGTTTCCCGAAGACATAAAGGTGCTGCAGTTGGAAAAGGTGGAAAGAATGCTGAAAAAGTAAGGCTTCTAGCAAAGCGATACTTCCAAATAGACAAAATCCATATTGTTGCACATTAA
- a CDS encoding DNA-directed RNA polymerase subunit A' has translation MYLEESIKTIDSIKFTVFSPNQIRKYSVTEITTPETYDEDGIPVQGGLMDNRLGTLEPGQKCATCGNTTARCPGHYGHIELAEPVLHIAFVKVIYKLLRSICRACGRLLISEAELENYRKRFTNDCNFTPKCREDISKEIIAKAKKIKICPHCGKQQYDIEFTKPTIFHEITEEGGAIRLLPIAIRERFERIPDSDLELLDYDPKSSRPEWFILQVLSVPPLSVRPSITLESGIRSEDDLTHKLVDILRVNQRVRESKASGTPPLIVQDLVDLLQYHVTTFFDNEVSGIPQAHHRSGRPLKTISQRLKGKEGRFRGSLSGKRVDFSSRTVISPDPSLEISEVGVPFEVAKKVTVVEKVSSWNIEFLKKLIKNGPNEHPGANYIIRPDGVKIRLDYVSDRETLANTLIPGFLVERHLMDGDIVIFNRQPSLHRMSIMSHYVKVLPFRTFRLHPAVCPPYNADFDGDEMNLHVPQSEEARSEALTLMRVQQQILSPRYGGPIIGAIRDFITAAYLLTKPDTFLTKEEFANLALAGRYYGPIPNPEISKPIELYTGKQLFSLFLPKDFNYTMTSKWVISLGKGKAVRDIVIKNGSLFSGVMDRAAIGAEEPDSLLHRIAKDYGIDVASNFLNSILSVLKSYITMHGFSYSYDGLMLNEEAKKIINDEIKNSYRKITEYIDQYKKGIIATVRGLSSEETLEYYIVNELAKARDRVGRTADQAFPLDNSGVIMARTGARGSSLNIGQMTAALGQQSVRGKRIEKGYQGRPLSHFPPWDLTPDAKGFVRSNYREGLDPTEFFFHAIGGREGLVDTAVRTQQSGYMQRRLINALEHIKAEYDLTVRDPFGNIIQFLYGEDGIDPAKSDHGKAVNVEHLVEIEALTNKREKLLKEERLDEILNKYSEQLNIKLIQNLKASLLKIPLKVSGIKNVCKKVVELLDKATIEPGEACGIVAAQSIGEPGTQMTLRTFHFAGVKERDVTLGLPRLIELVDARKQPSTPSMDIYLDKAHKSTEENALKVAKDILLTKVADLVEYSEINYSEKGYEIKLFLNKEALKERDCSPELIIKALSLKTGKRKAKMNDDGSISITMEGADFSTISVLNDKIKTMRVKGVSGIDHITIVKKDNEWMMQTAGSNLSKVLKIPGVDRSRTTTNSIYEIEAVLGIEAVRAAHIKEIMNTLDEQGLEVDIRHILLLADLMTSKGFFQSIGRHGIAGKKPSVLARAAFEITVPTLVEASVKGEVEELKGVTENVIVGLPIPIGTGMIDLFMKSDKND, from the coding sequence ATGTATCTCGAAGAATCTATTAAAACTATAGACTCCATTAAATTTACAGTTTTTTCCCCAAATCAAATAAGAAAATACTCTGTTACTGAAATAACTACTCCTGAAACATACGATGAAGATGGAATACCCGTTCAAGGTGGACTCATGGATAACAGATTAGGCACTTTAGAACCTGGCCAAAAATGTGCCACATGTGGAAATACCACTGCAAGATGTCCAGGTCATTATGGCCATATCGAATTAGCAGAGCCTGTATTGCATATAGCCTTTGTCAAAGTCATTTATAAATTACTTCGATCTATCTGTCGGGCTTGTGGAAGACTTCTAATATCTGAAGCTGAACTAGAGAACTATAGGAAAAGATTCACTAATGATTGCAATTTTACACCAAAATGTCGAGAAGATATTTCAAAAGAGATAATAGCTAAAGCTAAGAAGATCAAAATCTGTCCCCATTGTGGTAAACAGCAATATGATATAGAATTTACAAAGCCTACTATATTCCATGAGATAACAGAAGAAGGTGGAGCAATAAGATTATTACCTATAGCCATAAGAGAAAGATTTGAGAGAATCCCTGATAGTGATCTTGAGCTTTTGGACTACGATCCAAAATCATCAAGACCTGAATGGTTTATCTTGCAAGTCTTATCAGTTCCCCCATTATCTGTTAGACCATCAATTACACTTGAGTCTGGGATAAGGTCAGAGGACGATCTAACACATAAACTCGTCGATATATTAAGAGTTAACCAGAGAGTCAGAGAGAGTAAGGCATCGGGAACTCCTCCTTTAATAGTTCAGGATTTGGTAGACTTATTGCAATACCACGTGACTACTTTTTTTGACAATGAAGTCTCAGGGATACCACAAGCTCACCATAGATCGGGCCGCCCTTTGAAAACTATTAGTCAACGTCTTAAAGGAAAAGAAGGTCGTTTCAGAGGTAGCTTATCGGGTAAGCGCGTCGACTTCTCCAGTAGGACTGTCATTTCACCAGACCCAAGTCTAGAGATATCTGAAGTTGGAGTACCTTTTGAAGTAGCTAAAAAGGTGACTGTAGTAGAAAAAGTTTCTTCTTGGAATATTGAATTCTTAAAGAAACTAATTAAAAATGGGCCCAATGAGCATCCAGGTGCAAATTATATAATCCGACCTGATGGTGTTAAAATAAGGCTCGATTACGTTAGTGATAGGGAAACTTTAGCCAATACGCTCATCCCAGGCTTTTTAGTTGAAAGGCATTTGATGGATGGTGATATTGTAATATTCAATAGGCAACCTTCATTACACAGGATGTCTATCATGTCCCATTACGTTAAGGTGTTGCCTTTTAGAACTTTTAGATTGCATCCAGCTGTATGCCCACCTTATAATGCAGATTTTGATGGGGATGAGATGAACTTACATGTGCCACAAAGCGAGGAAGCAAGATCAGAGGCTTTAACTTTGATGAGAGTTCAACAACAGATACTTTCACCGAGGTATGGTGGCCCTATAATAGGTGCCATAAGGGATTTCATTACCGCTGCGTACCTTTTAACTAAACCGGACACGTTCCTAACAAAAGAAGAGTTCGCCAATTTGGCGCTTGCAGGTAGATATTATGGACCAATACCTAACCCAGAGATCAGCAAGCCTATAGAACTCTATACAGGTAAGCAGCTATTCTCTTTATTTTTACCAAAAGATTTCAACTATACAATGACCTCTAAATGGGTTATTAGCTTGGGAAAAGGTAAGGCTGTTAGAGATATAGTGATCAAGAATGGTTCATTATTTAGTGGTGTAATGGATAGGGCTGCAATTGGAGCCGAAGAACCTGATAGTCTTCTTCATAGGATCGCAAAGGATTATGGTATTGATGTAGCTAGTAATTTCTTGAACTCAATACTTTCAGTATTAAAATCATACATTACAATGCATGGCTTCTCTTATAGTTACGATGGTTTGATGCTTAATGAAGAAGCTAAGAAGATCATAAATGATGAAATAAAAAATTCTTATAGAAAAATTACAGAATATATCGATCAATATAAAAAAGGAATAATTGCAACTGTTCGAGGACTATCTTCAGAGGAAACTCTAGAATATTATATTGTAAATGAATTGGCTAAGGCCAGGGATCGTGTGGGACGGACCGCTGATCAAGCTTTTCCTCTTGACAATAGCGGTGTCATAATGGCTAGAACTGGGGCTAGAGGCTCAAGCTTGAACATAGGGCAGATGACGGCTGCCTTAGGACAGCAATCTGTTAGGGGAAAGCGTATTGAAAAAGGTTATCAAGGTCGCCCTCTATCTCATTTTCCTCCGTGGGATCTCACGCCAGATGCAAAGGGCTTTGTCCGATCCAATTATAGAGAAGGATTAGACCCAACAGAATTTTTCTTCCACGCTATAGGAGGGCGTGAAGGATTGGTCGATACAGCTGTAAGAACTCAGCAAAGCGGATATATGCAAAGGCGCTTAATAAATGCACTTGAACATATAAAGGCAGAATACGACTTAACTGTGCGGGATCCCTTTGGTAATATTATACAGTTCTTGTACGGTGAAGACGGTATCGATCCAGCTAAGAGTGACCATGGAAAAGCCGTAAATGTAGAACATTTAGTCGAAATTGAGGCATTGACTAATAAGAGAGAAAAACTATTAAAAGAAGAACGATTAGATGAGATTTTAAATAAATATTCAGAACAACTAAACATTAAACTGATCCAAAACCTGAAAGCTTCATTACTTAAGATTCCTTTAAAGGTTTCAGGAATTAAAAATGTCTGTAAAAAGGTTGTAGAGTTACTCGATAAAGCAACTATTGAACCTGGGGAGGCTTGTGGCATTGTTGCTGCACAATCTATTGGTGAGCCTGGTACACAAATGACTTTAAGGACATTCCATTTTGCAGGCGTAAAGGAAAGGGATGTCACATTAGGCTTACCTAGGCTCATCGAACTTGTAGATGCAAGAAAGCAACCTTCAACACCATCTATGGACATCTATCTAGATAAGGCTCATAAATCTACCGAAGAGAATGCCCTTAAAGTAGCAAAGGATATTCTTCTAACCAAAGTTGCTGATTTGGTTGAATATAGTGAAATTAACTATAGCGAGAAAGGTTATGAGATAAAGCTATTTTTAAACAAAGAAGCACTTAAAGAACGAGACTGTAGCCCTGAACTTATTATTAAAGCTTTATCCCTAAAGACTGGGAAACGTAAAGCGAAAATGAATGACGATGGTTCTATATCTATAACGATGGAAGGCGCTGATTTTTCAACAATATCCGTTCTAAATGACAAGATAAAGACTATGCGTGTAAAAGGTGTTTCAGGAATAGATCATATTACCATAGTAAAGAAAGATAATGAGTGGATGATGCAAACTGCAGGCTCTAACTTATCTAAAGTTTTAAAAATTCCAGGGGTGGATCGTTCACGTACAACTACAAACAGCATTTATGAAATAGAGGCAGTGTTAGGTATCGAAGCAGTAAGGGCAGCGCATATAAAAGAGATCATGAACACTTTAGATGAACAAGGTCTTGAAGTTGATATAAGGCATATATTACTTTTAGCAGACCTCATGACTTCTAAAGGCTTTTTCCAATCTATTGGGAGGCATGGAATTGCAGGAAAAAAGCCTAGCGTACTTGCTAGAGCTGCTTTTGAGATAACAGTCCCTACCCTGGTTGAAGCATCGGTGAAAGGCGAGGTAGAGGAATTAAAAGGGGTGACCGAGAATGTGATCGTCGGTCTTCCAATACCTATTGGCACAGGTATGATCGATCTATTTATGAAAAGCGATAAAAATGATTAG
- a CDS encoding Snf7 family protein has protein sequence MPQFADKWTKSSSPTVGERVKEAIRPAGPLKPRLDAAVRQIKAQVSKLDSTTTRLKDRDSAIFNKVVLAIQKHDMPHASVFANELAEIRKMNKMVTQAKIALEQIVLRLNTVQELGDVVVTLTPAMAVIRSVKSGLGSVLPEADREIGEISGLLSSILVDAGQLGGYTLNFEAANEDAERIISEASIVAEQRMKDKFPELPMGDELPSTEGLE, from the coding sequence ATGCCACAATTTGCCGATAAATGGACAAAGTCATCATCCCCAACGGTCGGTGAAAGGGTCAAGGAGGCCATAAGACCAGCAGGTCCTCTGAAGCCAAGGCTAGATGCAGCGGTAAGGCAGATTAAAGCCCAAGTCTCAAAGCTCGATTCTACAACTACTAGATTAAAGGATAGGGATAGTGCTATATTTAACAAAGTAGTTTTGGCTATTCAAAAACATGATATGCCACATGCATCGGTGTTTGCAAATGAACTAGCTGAAATAAGAAAGATGAACAAGATGGTTACACAGGCAAAAATAGCACTTGAGCAGATAGTCTTACGATTAAATACTGTCCAGGAACTTGGTGATGTAGTCGTAACACTTACTCCAGCAATGGCTGTTATAAGAAGTGTGAAGTCAGGACTTGGAAGTGTATTGCCAGAAGCCGATCGAGAAATAGGAGAGATCAGCGGTCTACTTAGCAGCATCCTTGTAGATGCTGGACAACTCGGAGGTTATACACTCAATTTCGAAGCAGCCAATGAAGATGCTGAGAGAATAATATCAGAAGCCTCAATTGTAGCAGAACAAAGAATGAAAGACAAGTTCCCAGAGTTACCGATGGGAGATGAACTCCCTTCTACTGAAGGTCTAGAATGA
- a CDS encoding AAA family ATPase produces the protein MGVAKELEDAAGEYASKAIRLDSQGAHGMAIVMYQKSISTLIKLSKLYPEYKLNKLYLERARAYQERIKALHSTHGIIQDDSKEEIFRPGYSPISRQAPKIVESLKASYSDLVLKEKPNVKWDDVIGIDESKKALRESIIFPTQRPDLFPLGWPRGLLLFGPPGCGKTMLAAATASEIDSNFITIDAATIMSKWLGEAEKNVAKLFNSARKMTEGDKSVIIFIDELDSMLGSRSQEVGGEIRVRNQFLKEMDGIIDKGKRIHLYVIGATNKPWSLDWPFLRRFQKRIYVPLPSLKSRMEMLKLYTSPLKLNPEVNLRELAKMTEGYSGSDIRDICQAVQIRVVSELFDCGDACDESSQTREITQDDFKNILTMRRPSVSQDMLRAYVSWSDNFKAL, from the coding sequence ATGGGGGTTGCTAAAGAATTGGAGGATGCAGCTGGTGAATACGCCTCAAAGGCTATCCGACTCGACTCTCAAGGCGCTCATGGTATGGCGATAGTTATGTATCAAAAGTCTATTTCAACTTTGATAAAATTATCGAAATTATATCCAGAATATAAGTTGAACAAACTTTACTTGGAGAGAGCTAGAGCTTACCAAGAAAGAATTAAAGCCCTTCACTCGACACATGGAATTATACAAGATGACTCGAAGGAAGAAATCTTTAGACCTGGATACAGCCCAATATCTAGACAAGCTCCCAAAATAGTCGAATCTTTGAAAGCGTCTTATAGCGATCTTGTCTTAAAAGAAAAGCCTAATGTGAAGTGGGATGATGTGATAGGCATAGACGAATCAAAAAAAGCTTTAAGAGAGTCTATAATATTCCCAACACAGCGGCCAGATCTTTTCCCATTGGGCTGGCCCAGAGGACTATTACTTTTTGGGCCACCTGGTTGTGGTAAGACCATGCTTGCAGCAGCTACAGCTTCAGAGATTGATAGCAACTTTATAACTATTGATGCAGCCACTATAATGTCAAAATGGTTGGGAGAAGCAGAAAAGAATGTAGCTAAGCTTTTCAATTCAGCAAGGAAGATGACGGAAGGAGATAAGTCTGTAATTATCTTTATAGACGAACTAGATTCGATGCTTGGATCGAGGTCACAAGAAGTTGGGGGAGAGATTAGAGTAAGAAATCAGTTTCTTAAGGAAATGGATGGAATAATCGATAAAGGTAAGAGAATCCACCTCTATGTAATAGGAGCAACCAATAAGCCTTGGTCTTTAGATTGGCCTTTCTTAAGGCGCTTCCAGAAGCGAATATATGTGCCTCTCCCATCTTTGAAATCAAGGATGGAAATGTTAAAGCTTTATACATCACCTCTAAAGCTTAATCCAGAAGTCAACTTAAGAGAACTTGCAAAGATGACGGAAGGCTACTCAGGTAGTGATATTAGGGACATATGCCAAGCTGTCCAGATAAGAGTAGTTTCAGAGCTGTTTGACTGTGGAGATGCTTGCGACGAATCATCTCAAACAAGGGAGATAACTCAAGACGACTTTAAAAATATCCTTACGATGAGAAGACCAAGCGTGTCTCAAGATATGCTTA
- a CDS encoding ribosomal L7Ae/L30e/S12e/Gadd45 family protein has protein sequence MISEKKLEKILRTVIKTGKVVIGTKQVSKSIKGSKLVIYSTSLSEERTSELIRTCKSLSVPFMEYRGTSMDLGRICGKLFLISAISIKSSGEVDLNPIISNLE, from the coding sequence ATGATTAGTGAAAAAAAACTCGAAAAAATTTTGAGGACAGTAATAAAGACTGGAAAGGTCGTTATTGGTACTAAGCAAGTATCTAAATCCATAAAAGGGTCTAAACTTGTGATTTACTCAACCTCTTTATCTGAAGAACGAACCTCGGAGCTTATTCGAACATGTAAATCTCTATCAGTGCCATTCATGGAATATAGGGGAACCTCTATGGACCTAGGAAGGATCTGTGGAAAACTTTTCCTTATATCTGCGATATCGATAAAGTCGTCTGGAGAAGTCGATCTGAATCCAATAATAAGCAACCTTGAATGA